CGATGTCGGCATGACCTGCGGCGGATCGGTGAAGTTGTATTTTGAGCCGCATGCTGCGGGTGGGGTGGGGGCAGCTTGGCCGATTTGGATCTTTGGCGCAGGTCATGTCGTGCAGGCGCTGGTTCCCGTGCTCGCGCCGCTCGACTGCCAGCTGACCGTTGTGGACCCGCGCCGCGAGTGGCTCGACCGCCTGCCCCGCAGCGCCAACATCCGCTTCATCCAGGCCGACGAGCCCAAGGAACTCGTGCCCACGATGCCGGAGAATGCCTTCCTGCTCTGCCTGACCAAGGGCCATGCCAGCGACCGGCCTGTGCTGCAGCGCGCCCTGGCCGAGCGGAATTTCCCCTTCATCGGCGTCATCGGCAGCGAAGCCAAGGCCGAGGTCCTGCGCCGCGAGATGATCGCCGACGGCCTGCCCGCCGAACGGGCGAAGCAGTTTCATTGCCCGGTTGGTCTGCCCTTCGGCAGCAATGATCCGAGGGAAATCGCGCTGAGCATTGCGGCGCAGTTGCTCACCGAGCGCGACGCGCTCAAGCCTCAACCGACAGACGCCAAACGCCAAAAAACTCCGAAGGGGTGAACGGGTTGTTTCTATGTGGGGTCGGCGCTTGCGCCGACCTTGTGCGCGAGGTCGGACCAAGGTCCGACCCTACACCCGATCCAGCGCGGGACCGCTAGGCCCATCTCCATCGCGGACACGCGGGCAATTCCGCCCTATTTGGCGTTTGTGATTTGGACCTTTGGCGTTTGCCCGGCCTTGAGCCGGGCTTGGATCGCCGCGAAAATCGCCTCGCCTGTGGCCGGCGACTCGAGGTGCACCTCGCCGCTAGCCGGGCCGAAGGCGGCCACGGCGTCGCGGATGGCTTCGCGGACGCTGAAGGCCAGCATGAGCGGCGGCTCGCCGACGGCCTTGCTGCCGTGGATGGTGTTGGCCTGTCCGGCACGGGGCATGAGCGTGACGTTGAACTCAGGCGGTGCGTCGCTCATGGCGGGAATCTGGTAGGTGCTGGCGCTGTGCGTGAGGAGGCGGCCCTTGGCGTCCCACTTGAGTTCCTCGCTGGTCAGCCAGCCCAGGCCCTGCA
This DNA window, taken from Oleiharenicola lentus, encodes the following:
- the xdhC gene encoding xanthine dehydrogenase accessory protein XdhC is translated as MSQPSLYEQLTALQREGQGFVLVVLVEALGSTPQDTGAKMLVTAAGLHAGTVGGGKVEARALTLAQEMLAAGASAPRFVNWTLKTDVGMTCGGSVKLYFEPHAAGGVGAAWPIWIFGAGHVVQALVPVLAPLDCQLTVVDPRREWLDRLPRSANIRFIQADEPKELVPTMPENAFLLCLTKGHASDRPVLQRALAERNFPFIGVIGSEAKAEVLRREMIADGLPAERAKQFHCPVGLPFGSNDPREIALSIAAQLLTERDALKPQPTDAKRQKTPKG